The genomic stretch GGGTGGACTCAGCCCTGCATCCTTCCTAGGTCACTAAAAGGAGTCCctggcttgttgggggcaattggcttacccTTTGGAAACCGTTTAGGGAGGGCTTAAGTACACtgagaagcggtatagaaatggacttgctattgctattgctattgaagtTGGGATGGGGGCAGCCAAAATTGAGCCCTCTTATCTTCCtgggaaggctgagagagtgtgcccttGCCCCTGCCCTCTGTCTCCTTTGCCCTGGCCTTCTTCCTCTGCTCAACATCTGGCATCTGGAGGCAAAAGGATGGAGGAaaagggcctcctcctcctttactgCCTCCCTTTCCAGCTGCTTCTTCTGCACTTTGACAGAGAAATCAGGATCAGAACCAAATCAGAAGAGGCCAGGAACCCTGGAGGAGGGGGACCTGGGACCCCATGACCCCCAAATAGAGGACAGccgaggggaaaaggaggaccctccTAGACATTAAGAACCCTTAGTCATGCTTAACTGGGAAGCATTTTGACCTTTCCACTGGAGCAGaggggttgaaatggaggacatggtccGGAAACAGGCTGATCctccaaggaggaccaggcaccgtcCAGGGAAGAATGTAGGACACCCCCAAATAAAGGCACGCATCCAAATCTAAATGCATGCTTCTCTTCTAGTCAGGCTCAAAAGGGAAGACATTTTGAGGTTAGTTTTCCTGGACCAGaggggttgaaatggaggacttgCCCTGGAAACAGGCCGGCCAGAGGGCCTCACCgtaaaggaggaccaggcaccccaaatggaggacatggcagAAAAATGTCAGGCATTCCCAAATCAAAGCTAGAAACACCCCTAGAAATACAAAGGCATGCTTATGAGCGATGCTCCggatggaggacattgtggaattcctcccgGACAAGAAGGTTGGGATGGAGGACACGCCCTGGAAACAGGTTGGCCAGAACCAAGTCGAAGCTTAGAAAAACACTCCCAGAAATACTAAAGCCTGCTTCGATGGAGGAGATGGtgacattcctcctgggcagaggggatgaaatggaggacctgccctggaaaaggaggacgtgcctggtcggggggggggcacaaaggGCCCTCCAGAAAATGGGTTTCCCCCAAAGGGTTGTGGCGGAGAGGGAAGCAGCCAAAGGGGCCCGATCCACCACCTTCAtctttccccccccaaaacccctccTGCCTCCAGACCCTCCGCCTGGAAAGCCTGGTTtttcattttgcccttcaaagcaatgatgatgatgatgatgatgatgatgatgatgatgatgatgatgataattattaaGATTTCAGCATCCCCCCAACCTCGAACCACATGAAATAGTGACACCCgatcgaaggaaggaaggaagataattaaattaaatcaataataatactaataatactactaataatatacTATAATGTCAGCTCACCCGCCACCCTCGCCCCCTCACCTGAGGGAGAGAAAGACGGGAGGTCCATACATTTAATGGATGAATGATGTGTAAAATGGAGATTTCTAATttcatcagcccccccccccagcatgaaATAGTGATATCCGATtgagggaaaggagggatataattatagtaaatcaataataataatgatgatgtgtAATttcagcatcccccccccccaacttcgcATCAGCCGCTTGAAACAGGGACAGCTGGTCaagggaaaggagggatataactAAATTAAATCAATACattaaatcaataataataataataataataataataataataataataataataataataataattttagcgGACCCCAACCTTGAATCAGACACATGAAACAGGGACAGCCGATCaagggaaaggagggatataaacaacaacaacaacaataataatgctaATACATATAGTTTCTGTGCCCAGCCCGAATCACTCATAGGAACGAGTGTCGCCCGAGGGAGAGAGAGGCGGGACATCACTCCAtttgatggatgatgatgatgatgatgatgatgatgatgatgatgatgctttataaTGGAGATGTATAATTCCATCCCCCCTCCCTGCCCCTAGAATCAGCCCCATGAAACAGTGACCTGCCATTGAGGGAAAGGAGGGACAGAATGGCATGACATCAGTAAGAatagtaagaagaagaagaagtgtacAATCTCAGAGCCCCCCAGCCTCGGATCAGCCTCATGGAAGAGGGGCCccgagggagggagaggaggatgaggatggaggGCGCTTCATTGCTGGGGGGGCATTCCCTTTCCCGAGGGTTTTGATTTTGAAAGAATGACTGTCTAAGGATGGGTCTGAAATGCGGGAGGAGGAGTGGGTCTCTGCCCTTTGGGAAGGAGATGCTACTCCGggggagagatgatgatgatgatgatgatcatcatcatcatcatcgccgccgccgccgccgctgcttccCGCCTGGATCCACGGGGACAGacggggaaataataataataataataataatagtactaaGGATGATTATTGCTATTCCCCGCCAAGatccgtgggggggggggcagggaagaaataataatgacGATAACTATTACTAGGAGGGTTGTTATTATGATTATCCCcgtccctctccttccttctgctgTTCTTGGTCTGATCCTCCCTGCTCTTCCCGCCAAGAAGATCCACGGAAGCCCTTCTTCtctgctttcttgctttctggcTGGGCTTCTTTCTTGGAGGCTGTCTCCGCTGGAAAGGGCGATCGGCGGAGGGGGCCAGGGCTCCCCCTTGGACCCCCGATAAGGGCCCCCAAGAACCACGGCGATGAGGAGGGGGTGAGGATGAGGAAGGTGTCgatgccccctccctccctccctctctctctgggggGTCTGCCcctctgcccccctccctccctcccctccgccgctgctgctgcccccGAAGCGCCCGGCCGGGAGGGCTCCAGGGGGGCTTCTCCTGACCTCTCTTGGCGCGTCCGATCTGTCCGAGTTTGGGGGGCCTCTTGGCCTGGGCGGCCCAGGCGCTGGTGTCCTGCAGGCGGCAGCTGAAGGGCAGCTCGCCCACCTCGCCCTCCGGAGCATAGTGGGCCACCTTGTCCTCGTTGTAGGGCAGGATCTccgacatgatgatgatgatgatggtgctcGGCCCGAGCAGCGAGCCTGGCTGCCtggctgcctgccttccttcgcCCGGCCAGGCAGGGATGCTCggggcggcagcggcagcggtcCTCCTGGTctgggcgaaggaggaggaggaggaggcgaagcGGAGCccgaggagaggagaggagaggagagggccgCCCGTCCTTGGCTGGCTCTGCGCGGGACTCGGCTccggaagagagagagagagagagagagagagagagagagagagacccggcggaaggaaggaaagaaggaaggaaggaaggaaggaaagaaggaaggaaggaaggaaggatgaagtCATGCCTCATCcggccctccccctcccctccccccgagGAGCCTCTGCCAggaccctccccccaaaagaggAGGCGGCCCAAGGGACCCCGCtgcccctccctctctttctttccggggggaagggggaaggaggaggagaacaaggaccaggagggagggagggaggggagggaggaggaggccgagggcCAGGAGGGGAAGGCCAGGGAGACCCCCCCCCAAGAGCGCCCAGCCCTCCGGAAGGGAAGCCAGAAGGGAGGCCGAGGGGCAGCCGGCGGGAGGAAGCAGGGCCCAGGAGCCCCTCTCGCCCCTCCAGAGCCCCGAGGCCCGAAGGAGGACgccctcctccagccccagacaAGCCGGAGGCCGGGGGAGCCGAGGGCCATCATGACCCTTGGAAGGGCCCCTCGGGGAGAAGGCAGGGCCAGGGAGGGCGAGGGGCGAGGGACCCTGCTGCCAGTCCCTCCGTCGGAAGGGGGCTCGCTCCTGGCGGGCCTCCCTCTCTGCTGCCAGGCCTTACACTTGTTCCGTGGCAAGCTCTTCCAGTCTCCTGGAAGCGGCTTGGAACTGGGCcttcagcctctctctctctctctccctttggaGAAAGCCCCCTTCTCTCTTAGGATCCCTGGCCACAGGATCAGCCCCAGCATTTCCCCAAGTGAGTCTGCAGAGAGAGGGCTGGCAGCAGCTTCCAGGCTCCCAGGAAGAAGGCAGTTGGCAGCAGACTTGAGGCTACTGCCTCAGA from Sceloporus undulatus isolate JIND9_A2432 ecotype Alabama chromosome 3, SceUnd_v1.1, whole genome shotgun sequence encodes the following:
- the CAMK2N2 gene encoding calcium/calmodulin-dependent protein kinase II inhibitor 2; the encoded protein is MSEILPYNEDKVAHYAPEGEVGELPFSCRLQDTSAWAAQAKRPPKLGQIGRAKRVVIEDDRIDEVLKGMTEKSPSGV